A stretch of Paenibacillus sp. URB8-2 DNA encodes these proteins:
- a CDS encoding M3 family oligoendopeptidase, with protein MKQPLSLTWELDSLFPGGSSSPEFERFLSELENDIGMLAEKVRAAQAPEDLESTKNLDGVIDLLQSCTARLVQASEFAGCLGAQNQQDKGAIRLSGTVAGLSARFQGVSSEFENVLRQTGDEVWAEWIERPEIAPLSFVLSESRDQAREKMSPELESLALELAVDGYHGWSEHYETIVSSISIPYSDEDGEKLLSAGQAFNKLHVNDNKARKEMFAKWEKAWEGVADYAADTLNHLAGFRLKLYERRGWDDVLKEPLSINRMSRESLDVMWDVIVKSKPALISYLERKAKLLGLEKLGWEDVEAPLASSSGKISYDRAAEEIVTQFGKFSPKLAEFAERAFDSSWIEVEDRPGKRPGGFCVSFPLIKESRIFMTYSGTPSNVATLAHELGHAYHSFLLDDQPVLNQNYAMNVAETASTFAEVIVSDAQVKAADSDEEKLALLEEKIQNSVAFFMNIHARFLFETRFYEKRKAGLVSAEEISTLMAEAQKEAFGGILSGYHPHFWASKLHFYITGVPFYNFPYTVGYMFSTGLYRLALQEGPSFADKYDALLRDTGVMTLEDLARKHLGVDLTQPDFWQGAADLILEDISTFLDMTKHLA; from the coding sequence ATGAAACAGCCGTTGTCTCTGACCTGGGAACTCGATTCTCTCTTTCCGGGGGGATCTTCATCTCCCGAGTTTGAACGCTTCTTAAGCGAACTGGAGAACGATATCGGCATGCTTGCGGAGAAGGTAAGAGCAGCCCAGGCTCCGGAGGATTTGGAGTCGACGAAAAATCTGGACGGCGTGATCGACCTCCTGCAAAGCTGTACCGCGCGGCTGGTTCAGGCATCGGAGTTCGCCGGATGCCTTGGCGCGCAGAACCAGCAGGATAAAGGGGCCATCCGCTTGTCTGGAACAGTAGCCGGACTCAGCGCCCGGTTTCAGGGCGTATCGTCGGAATTCGAGAATGTGCTGCGCCAAACCGGAGACGAGGTGTGGGCGGAGTGGATCGAGCGGCCCGAAATCGCGCCGCTATCGTTCGTGCTGAGTGAAAGCCGGGACCAGGCCCGCGAGAAAATGAGCCCGGAACTGGAGAGCCTGGCGCTTGAATTGGCGGTGGACGGCTACCACGGCTGGAGCGAGCACTATGAGACGATCGTCAGTTCCATCTCCATTCCATACTCAGATGAGGACGGAGAGAAGCTGCTGTCGGCGGGCCAAGCTTTCAACAAGCTGCACGTTAATGACAATAAAGCCCGCAAGGAAATGTTCGCCAAATGGGAAAAGGCGTGGGAAGGCGTCGCCGATTATGCCGCGGATACGCTGAATCATCTGGCTGGCTTCCGCCTGAAGCTCTATGAACGCCGGGGATGGGACGATGTGCTGAAGGAGCCGCTCAGCATCAACCGCATGTCTCGCGAGTCGCTGGACGTCATGTGGGACGTTATCGTCAAGAGCAAGCCGGCCCTCATCTCATACTTGGAGCGCAAGGCGAAGCTGCTGGGACTGGAGAAGCTCGGCTGGGAAGACGTGGAAGCCCCGCTGGCGAGTTCTTCAGGCAAGATATCCTATGACCGGGCGGCTGAAGAAATCGTCACTCAGTTCGGAAAATTCAGTCCGAAGCTTGCGGAATTTGCAGAGCGCGCATTCGACAGCAGCTGGATTGAAGTGGAGGATCGGCCGGGCAAGCGTCCTGGCGGCTTCTGCGTCTCGTTCCCGCTGATCAAGGAATCGCGGATCTTTATGACGTACAGCGGCACGCCTTCCAATGTCGCCACACTGGCCCATGAGCTCGGCCACGCCTACCATTCCTTCCTGCTGGATGACCAGCCCGTGCTCAATCAGAACTACGCCATGAACGTGGCCGAAACGGCCTCGACGTTCGCCGAAGTTATCGTATCCGACGCGCAGGTCAAGGCGGCGGACAGCGATGAAGAGAAGCTGGCTCTGCTCGAGGAGAAGATTCAGAACAGCGTCGCTTTTTTCATGAACATACATGCCCGGTTCCTGTTCGAGACCCGATTTTACGAGAAGCGCAAGGCGGGATTGGTCAGTGCGGAGGAGATTTCAACGCTTATGGCGGAGGCGCAGAAGGAAGCGTTCGGCGGGATTTTGTCCGGCTACCATCCGCATTTCTGGGCGTCCAAGCTGCATTTTTATATTACGGGCGTGCCGTTCTATAATTTCCCGTACACCGTCGGTTACATGTTCAGCACCGGCCTTTACCGTCTTGCTCTGCAGGAGGGTCCGTCCTTTGCGGACAAATACGATGCGCTGCTGCGCGACACCGGCGTTATGACGCTTGAGGATCTGGCCCGCAAGCATTTGGGCGTGGATTTGACGCAGCCGGACTTCTGGCAGGGAGCCGCCGACTTGATTCTTGAAGACATCTCCACCTTTCTGGACATGACGAAGCATTTAGCTTGA
- a CDS encoding YycC family protein, translating to MRPLQISPETALALSKQLGVPLEHLMHMPQHILMQKIAELSKKNTDADSGKAGGEGKDEA from the coding sequence ATGCGGCCACTGCAAATTTCGCCGGAAACGGCCTTGGCGCTCTCCAAGCAGCTGGGTGTGCCCCTTGAACACTTGATGCATATGCCCCAGCATATTTTAATGCAAAAAATAGCCGAGCTATCCAAAAAAAATACGGATGCCGACAGCGGGAAAGCCGGCGGTGAAGGCAAGGACGAAGCATGA
- a CDS encoding DUF2225 domain-containing protein — translation MTHLEPLYSIKVTCCNCEKEFETSRVRPSLKKAFRRDADFCAYYKDENPDYYVVRVCPSCGFASTENSVGMLADWQRKAFNEWIGGRWLHRDFGGKRSWAEALVTYKLALLCAQCIHDKERIIASLLHHIAWMYRYQGDNGQEQRFIQYSLESYIQVFEQDGVAGNDARLMFLIGELNRRSGRFSEAVKWFSRLINDRRIMDASMIRAAREQWAVIREQMLGEQSGPAAGTTLTGA, via the coding sequence ATGACCCACTTGGAGCCCCTGTACTCCATCAAAGTAACATGCTGCAACTGTGAAAAAGAGTTCGAAACCTCAAGAGTGCGTCCAAGCCTTAAGAAGGCTTTTCGCCGGGATGCGGATTTTTGCGCTTACTACAAGGATGAGAACCCGGATTACTACGTCGTTAGGGTATGTCCTTCCTGCGGCTTTGCCTCTACGGAGAACTCCGTGGGTATGCTGGCCGATTGGCAGCGGAAGGCGTTTAACGAGTGGATCGGCGGCCGTTGGCTGCACCGGGATTTCGGAGGCAAGCGGAGCTGGGCGGAAGCACTGGTAACCTACAAGCTGGCGCTACTCTGCGCGCAGTGCATTCACGACAAAGAGCGCATCATCGCAAGCCTTCTGCACCATATCGCCTGGATGTACCGTTACCAAGGCGATAACGGGCAGGAACAGCGCTTTATACAATATTCGCTGGAGTCCTATATTCAAGTGTTTGAGCAGGACGGAGTCGCGGGGAACGACGCGCGGCTAATGTTTCTGATCGGTGAGCTTAACCGCCGGTCTGGCCGGTTCTCCGAAGCGGTTAAATGGTTCTCGCGCCTGATCAACGATCGGCGGATTATGGATGCCTCGATGATTCGAGCGGCGCGCGAGCAGTGGGCGGTTATCCGAGAGCAGATGCTCGGGGAACAAAGCGGTCCGGCTGCGGGAACGACTCTGACAGGGGCGTAA
- a CDS encoding globin domain-containing protein — protein MNPNESIYENLGGAERLRKLVEVFYGKVQAHPRLGPLFPADISPVMDKQYRFLTQFFGGPPLYSEVYGHPMMRARHMHVPITEERSEEWLNCMGEALEETGVEEPLRTFVLQRLAGPARHFVNMPAESD, from the coding sequence ATGAATCCGAATGAAAGCATATATGAAAACCTGGGGGGAGCCGAAAGGCTGCGCAAGCTCGTGGAAGTGTTTTATGGCAAAGTGCAGGCCCACCCGCGGCTTGGTCCTCTTTTTCCGGCAGATATTTCTCCCGTTATGGATAAGCAGTACCGCTTCCTCACTCAATTCTTCGGCGGCCCGCCGCTGTATTCCGAGGTATACGGACATCCCATGATGAGAGCCCGCCATATGCATGTGCCGATTACGGAGGAACGGTCGGAAGAATGGCTGAACTGCATGGGAGAAGCGCTGGAGGAAACCGGCGTTGAAGAGCCGCTCCGGACTTTCGTACTGCAGCGGCTGGCAGGTCCGGCCCGCCACTTTGTCAACATGCCCGCTGAATCAGATTAA
- the ylbJ gene encoding sporulation integral membrane protein YlbJ, translating into MTLNKLRGPLLALGLAGCMLLLLLHPEAALGAALRGLAIWWDVLFPSLFPFFVISELMLGFGVVHLFGALFDPLMRPLFRIPGSGGFVMAMGYVSGYPVGARLTAKLREQNLLTRVEGERLVAFTTSSDPIFLLGAVSVGFFQNAALGPCLAIAHYGSGLLVGLLMSFHGRKEEAGAALGSIQAQETPRSGKPKHQNAGGLGAAFASMAEARRRDGRTLGELLKGAVQSSLHLIIVVGGLVVFFTVLMELLNRAGVMAFLFSVIGRFLSLFGFPGGLAEAITSGFFEVTLGAKGAGNAAASLPFKAAAAAFILSWGGLSVHAQVASIWNGTGLRYVPFMAARFLHAFLAAGFTLLLWRPMMEASPALARLWTPVPALYSPASGFELLCLLLACTLLLSLAAAAAGRLLRLLRRPRS; encoded by the coding sequence ATGACCTTAAACAAGCTAAGAGGCCCGCTTCTGGCGCTGGGACTCGCCGGCTGCATGCTGCTCCTGCTGCTTCATCCCGAGGCGGCTCTCGGCGCCGCGCTGCGCGGACTCGCCATCTGGTGGGATGTGCTGTTTCCGTCGCTTTTTCCTTTCTTTGTCATCTCCGAGCTCATGCTCGGCTTCGGGGTCGTCCACCTGTTCGGTGCTTTGTTTGATCCGCTGATGCGCCCGCTCTTTCGTATTCCCGGAAGCGGCGGCTTTGTGATGGCGATGGGCTATGTGTCCGGCTATCCGGTAGGAGCCCGGCTGACGGCCAAGCTCCGGGAGCAGAATCTGCTTACCCGGGTGGAAGGTGAAAGGCTCGTGGCCTTTACGACTTCCTCCGACCCGATCTTTCTGCTCGGCGCGGTATCGGTCGGCTTCTTTCAGAATGCTGCTCTGGGGCCTTGCCTGGCGATCGCCCATTACGGCAGCGGTCTTCTCGTCGGGCTGCTGATGTCCTTTCACGGGCGCAAGGAAGAGGCTGGAGCCGCGCTCGGGTCTATCCAGGCACAGGAGACACCCCGATCCGGCAAGCCGAAGCATCAGAATGCGGGCGGTCTCGGCGCCGCCTTCGCCTCCATGGCTGAGGCCCGCCGCCGCGACGGACGGACGCTTGGAGAGCTTCTAAAGGGGGCGGTGCAATCCTCTCTGCATCTTATTATTGTCGTAGGGGGCCTGGTTGTATTCTTCACTGTACTGATGGAACTGCTGAACCGTGCGGGAGTGATGGCCTTCCTCTTCTCGGTTATCGGACGGTTTCTCTCGCTGTTCGGTTTCCCCGGCGGGCTGGCCGAGGCGATAACCAGCGGTTTTTTCGAGGTGACGCTGGGCGCCAAGGGGGCCGGAAACGCGGCGGCCTCGCTTCCCTTCAAAGCAGCAGCAGCCGCTTTTATTCTCTCCTGGGGAGGCCTGTCCGTTCACGCCCAGGTCGCCAGCATTTGGAACGGTACCGGACTTCGCTATGTGCCGTTCATGGCCGCCCGCTTTCTGCATGCCTTTCTGGCTGCCGGATTTACACTGCTCCTCTGGCGGCCGATGATGGAAGCATCGCCCGCGCTGGCCCGCCTTTGGACGCCGGTTCCCGCTCTGTACTCACCCGCCTCGGGATTCGAGCTGCTCTGCCTCCTGTTGGCCTGCACTCTGCTGCTGTCGCTCGCAGCGGCGGCGGCAGGCAGGCTCCTGCGGCTTCTGCGCCGGCCCCGAAGCTGA
- a CDS encoding NAD kinase, which produces MRYYVLDRGDQLSIDLSQQFHKLAKERGLQLDAESPEIVVSIGGDGTMLHAFHTFIDRIPELAFVGVHTGHLGFYADWKAEELSTLVDYMCGKADHLPHKPRIVKYPLLELEIHKKSGTSSHIALNEFTLKGVDGTVVLQIDINDETFEMFRGDGICISTPSGSTAYNKSLGGAMVHPSIEALQISEIASINNRVFRTMGSPLLLPKHHHCDIFSCREQKLMLTLDHINYPIDDLISVRCQVSEKKVSFARYRPFPFWSRVRSAFLI; this is translated from the coding sequence TTGAGATATTATGTCCTGGACCGCGGCGATCAACTGTCCATTGATCTCAGTCAACAGTTTCACAAGCTTGCGAAGGAGCGGGGACTGCAGCTAGACGCAGAATCTCCCGAAATTGTCGTTTCCATCGGCGGAGACGGTACGATGCTTCACGCCTTCCATACCTTTATTGACCGGATACCCGAGCTTGCTTTCGTCGGTGTCCATACGGGCCACCTCGGCTTCTATGCGGACTGGAAAGCTGAAGAACTGTCCACTCTGGTAGATTATATGTGCGGTAAGGCAGATCATCTTCCGCATAAGCCGCGGATCGTCAAGTATCCGCTTCTGGAGCTGGAAATTCACAAGAAATCAGGCACTTCTTCTCATATTGCCCTTAACGAGTTCACTCTGAAAGGGGTTGACGGTACGGTCGTTCTTCAGATCGATATCAACGACGAGACGTTCGAGATGTTCCGCGGGGACGGCATCTGCATCTCCACGCCTTCCGGAAGTACAGCCTACAACAAAAGCCTCGGAGGCGCGATGGTCCATCCCTCCATTGAAGCTCTCCAGATCTCGGAGATTGCGTCGATTAACAATCGGGTGTTCCGCACGATGGGTTCCCCGCTGCTTCTGCCCAAGCATCACCATTGCGACATTTTCTCCTGCAGGGAACAGAAACTGATGCTTACCCTGGATCATATCAACTATCCTATCGACGATCTGATTTCCGTCCGGTGCCAGGTATCGGAGAAAAAGGTCAGCTTCGCCCGTTACCGGCCGTTTCCATTCTGGAGCCGTGTACGCTCGGCATTCCTTATTTAG
- a CDS encoding copper amine oxidase N-terminal domain-containing protein, whose amino-acid sequence MNKWFTMLGALLLSLALAVPAFAAQAPITVYVDGVRLSFSAGSPYLQNGSVMVPFRAVFEKLGLKVGWDPVARSVTGTSTNLNLRLTIGSNRASVNSTVRKLPAAPVQTGGTAYVPLRFIGEATGGKVVWNPASRSVQITTPVSKNRDEEDIASLMNTLTSYFNSENAAGIASLAQTGSDFAQSVTGLERMFQAYDLKSEVKSMDILGLKDNEATVATVETSTRTGGTYIPDSQDEYIYTLVRSGSWKISDVQNQKSTVLFTREQGMQRAEMPQGTDNAIQDTLKRHYESLNDKNVTVMLSTMTSYGEDYDNTQKSSLEEFFKMYDLAYTLSASNVFYFNGAEAAVYVEQQVTDKNESVSYNQALILLLDKSADGAWTISDSYTVSNSVEGEPNNP is encoded by the coding sequence TTGAACAAGTGGTTTACAATGCTGGGGGCTCTCTTGTTGTCCCTGGCTCTCGCCGTTCCCGCCTTCGCGGCGCAAGCACCGATTACGGTCTATGTTGACGGCGTCCGGCTTTCCTTTTCGGCAGGCTCTCCTTATTTGCAGAACGGCTCGGTGATGGTTCCGTTCAGGGCCGTGTTCGAGAAGCTTGGCCTGAAAGTGGGCTGGGATCCCGTGGCGCGTTCGGTCACCGGAACAAGCACAAACCTGAACCTGCGCCTGACCATCGGCAGCAACCGCGCCTCGGTCAACAGCACGGTCCGCAAGCTCCCGGCCGCCCCCGTACAAACCGGAGGAACCGCCTATGTGCCGCTGCGCTTTATCGGCGAAGCCACCGGCGGGAAAGTCGTGTGGAACCCGGCCTCAAGAAGCGTCCAAATTACTACGCCTGTATCCAAAAACCGGGATGAGGAAGACATTGCCTCTCTGATGAACACCCTGACAAGCTATTTCAACTCGGAGAATGCCGCTGGAATCGCCTCTTTGGCCCAGACCGGCTCCGACTTTGCCCAAAGCGTCACCGGCCTTGAGCGCATGTTCCAGGCTTACGATTTGAAGAGCGAGGTGAAGAGCATGGATATCCTCGGCCTGAAAGACAATGAAGCGACGGTAGCCACAGTGGAGACCTCTACACGTACCGGAGGGACCTATATTCCGGACTCCCAAGACGAGTACATATACACACTGGTGCGAAGCGGATCATGGAAAATTTCCGATGTGCAGAATCAAAAGTCGACCGTTCTCTTCACGCGGGAACAAGGGATGCAGCGGGCGGAGATGCCGCAGGGCACCGATAACGCTATCCAGGATACGCTCAAACGCCATTATGAAAGCTTGAACGATAAAAATGTGACTGTAATGCTGTCCACTATGACTTCTTACGGCGAGGATTACGATAACACACAAAAATCATCCCTGGAAGAATTCTTCAAAATGTATGATTTAGCCTATACCTTATCGGCTTCGAACGTCTTTTACTTCAATGGAGCCGAAGCAGCCGTTTATGTGGAGCAGCAGGTTACGGATAAGAATGAATCGGTATCGTACAATCAAGCCCTTATTCTTCTTCTCGATAAGTCGGCTGACGGCGCTTGGACCATTAGTGACAGCTATACCGTCTCCAATTCAGTGGAAGGCGAACCAAATAATCCGTAA
- a CDS encoding S41 family peptidase translates to MTFKKLTASAAGACLALSLILSPAAMAADSAQATSQASSDTDLINEVMQYVEKYNLTGADKDALIRAAIDGMVDSLDDPYSQYFSSDESKELQSQLALDYVGIGVQLAYAGNELYIEQVMAGSPAESAGLKRGDTILKINGVKISDIEGDTLSGKEGTKVTLLIQRNGASKTYTVKRSEIAYPSVTGKIVGPKIAYISLNGFTEDSDEEFAAVLKNMRASGMRSIILDLRNNGGGYMDSAYNIASQFIDKGIMMYTADNTDVLTPVTITNGSKMDVPVIILTNEYTASASEALTGALHDNELATVVGTKTYGKARIQSLLDLSDGGLLKLTTERYLTPDKVDFNHIGLTPDIEIKDDAAQIITALQLAGMKSIEAAGDNHILDVNGFAFSGNVGLVKQGGSVYASSRVLTALVEGDLTWDAKNKKVIIAAGSGKTFGFSVSSKEALYQNGETYIALNAFKKKFPALAWSYNKTQNRITVSVKS, encoded by the coding sequence ATGACATTTAAAAAGCTTACGGCATCTGCGGCCGGCGCCTGTTTGGCCTTGTCGCTGATTCTGTCTCCCGCAGCAATGGCGGCCGACAGCGCTCAGGCTACCAGCCAAGCATCCTCGGATACCGATTTAATCAATGAGGTAATGCAGTATGTGGAGAAATACAACCTGACCGGAGCCGACAAAGACGCCTTGATCCGCGCCGCGATCGACGGCATGGTGGATTCGCTTGACGATCCTTACAGCCAGTATTTCAGCAGCGACGAGAGCAAGGAGCTTCAAAGTCAGCTGGCTTTGGATTATGTCGGCATCGGAGTTCAGCTGGCCTACGCGGGCAACGAGCTGTACATCGAGCAGGTCATGGCCGGATCGCCTGCGGAGAGTGCCGGACTGAAACGCGGAGATACCATTCTGAAGATCAACGGCGTGAAGATCAGCGATATCGAAGGCGATACCCTGAGCGGAAAGGAAGGCACCAAGGTGACTCTGCTCATCCAGCGGAACGGCGCATCCAAGACGTACACTGTGAAGCGCAGCGAAATCGCGTATCCGTCCGTTACCGGCAAAATTGTCGGGCCCAAAATCGCCTATATTTCGCTCAACGGCTTCACGGAAGATTCCGATGAAGAATTCGCGGCCGTGCTCAAAAATATGCGCGCTTCAGGAATGAGGTCCATAATTCTCGATCTTCGCAACAATGGCGGCGGCTATATGGATTCGGCTTATAATATCGCTTCCCAGTTCATCGACAAAGGCATTATGATGTATACTGCGGACAACACGGATGTACTTACCCCGGTAACGATTACGAATGGCTCCAAAATGGATGTGCCTGTGATCATTCTGACGAATGAATATACGGCCAGCGCCTCCGAAGCGCTGACCGGAGCGCTGCACGACAATGAGCTGGCTACGGTCGTCGGCACCAAAACCTATGGAAAAGCCCGGATTCAAAGCCTGCTTGACCTGTCGGACGGCGGCCTGCTCAAGCTGACCACGGAACGGTATCTGACTCCGGATAAAGTCGATTTCAACCATATCGGTCTGACCCCGGATATCGAGATCAAGGACGATGCGGCGCAGATCATTACCGCGCTTCAGCTTGCGGGCATGAAATCGATCGAAGCCGCGGGCGACAACCATATTCTCGACGTGAACGGTTTCGCTTTTTCCGGCAATGTCGGTCTGGTGAAGCAGGGCGGCAGCGTGTACGCTTCCTCCCGCGTTCTAACCGCTTTGGTTGAAGGCGATCTGACCTGGGATGCCAAGAATAAGAAAGTGATTATCGCTGCCGGGTCCGGCAAGACTTTCGGCTTCAGCGTTTCCTCCAAAGAGGCGCTCTATCAGAACGGGGAAACGTATATCGCGCTGAATGCCTTCAAGAAAAAGTTCCCTGCGCTGGCCTGGAGCTATAACAAAACGCAGAACCGCATTACTGTTTCTGTGAAATCTTAG
- a CDS encoding YutD family protein, with the protein MIVIGGKCYELMVNHKEGWNPEGFRGRYSEVLERYDYIVGDWGYSQLRLKGFYRDNHPKVNRDTAISGLIDYINEYCNFGCAYFVLRKMKDAQKDPNAKDILVKEPGEAPKEVPGKVTVSQEGAPKEEGIPQVSSRKFQAESAVSREVPSREYTSKDRPGKDRGRDNRNKDYQGRKGARDNQARDNQSRDNQPKPNPSREYQSREAQGRDSRQKPPQGPAGQS; encoded by the coding sequence TTGATCGTTATAGGCGGTAAATGTTACGAGCTTATGGTGAACCATAAGGAGGGCTGGAATCCGGAAGGCTTCCGCGGAAGATACAGTGAGGTGCTCGAGCGCTACGATTATATTGTCGGGGATTGGGGCTACAGCCAGCTGCGCCTGAAAGGTTTTTACCGGGATAACCATCCGAAAGTGAACCGGGATACGGCCATTTCCGGTCTGATCGATTACATCAATGAATACTGCAACTTCGGCTGTGCCTATTTTGTCCTCCGCAAGATGAAGGATGCTCAAAAAGACCCGAATGCCAAAGACATTCTGGTTAAGGAGCCTGGCGAGGCTCCAAAGGAGGTGCCGGGCAAGGTGACGGTCTCCCAGGAGGGCGCTCCCAAAGAGGAGGGCATTCCGCAAGTTTCCTCCCGTAAGTTTCAGGCGGAATCGGCGGTTTCCAGAGAGGTGCCGTCCAGAGAGTATACTTCCAAAGATAGACCGGGCAAGGATCGCGGCAGAGACAACCGAAACAAGGATTATCAGGGCAGAAAAGGAGCCCGCGATAATCAGGCGAGGGATAATCAAAGCCGGGACAACCAGCCGAAGCCGAACCCGTCCCGGGAGTATCAGAGCCGCGAAGCTCAAGGCAGGGATTCTCGGCAGAAACCGCCCCAAGGTCCCGCGGGACAATCGTAA
- the lipA gene encoding lipoyl synthase, with protein MTKKDVKQPKPDWIRIKLTTGDNYQDIKGMMRSKTLHTVCEEARCPNIYECWANRTATFMILGDICTRACRFCAVNTGMPTELDLQEPERVAEAAEGMNLRHCVVTSVARDDLKDGGAKIFAETVAAIRRRLPLCSVEVLIPDFLGDQGSLQIVMDSRPDILNHNIETVERMSDRVRAKAKYRRSLELLRQAKEMKPDIPTKSSIMLGVGEEWDEILQAMDDLRAVDCDILTLGQYLQPSPQHLNVVKYYPPEDFARLKEEGLKRGFSHVESGPLVRSSYHAHEQVQSAEKTREGRTVTN; from the coding sequence ATGACGAAAAAAGACGTTAAACAACCCAAGCCGGATTGGATTCGTATTAAGCTGACAACCGGCGATAATTATCAAGATATTAAAGGTATGATGCGTTCAAAAACTTTACATACCGTCTGCGAAGAGGCGCGCTGCCCGAATATTTATGAATGTTGGGCGAACCGGACGGCTACATTTATGATTCTGGGCGATATTTGTACCCGCGCCTGCCGCTTCTGCGCGGTCAACACCGGGATGCCTACCGAACTGGATCTTCAGGAGCCGGAACGGGTGGCCGAAGCCGCTGAAGGTATGAACCTGCGCCACTGCGTTGTAACAAGCGTAGCGCGGGATGATCTGAAGGATGGCGGAGCAAAGATTTTTGCCGAGACGGTAGCTGCGATCCGCCGGCGCCTGCCGCTGTGCAGCGTGGAGGTGCTCATTCCCGATTTCCTCGGCGACCAGGGCAGTCTGCAGATTGTGATGGACAGTAGGCCCGACATTCTGAACCATAATATCGAGACGGTCGAGCGTATGTCCGACCGCGTGCGCGCCAAGGCTAAATACCGCCGTTCCCTCGAACTGCTGCGCCAGGCCAAGGAAATGAAACCGGACATTCCGACAAAGTCCAGCATCATGCTCGGAGTAGGGGAAGAATGGGACGAAATTTTGCAGGCGATGGACGATTTGCGCGCGGTGGACTGCGACATCCTTACGCTGGGTCAATATTTGCAGCCTTCCCCGCAGCATCTGAATGTCGTTAAATATTATCCGCCGGAAGATTTCGCACGGCTGAAGGAAGAAGGACTGAAGCGCGGCTTCAGTCACGTTGAGTCGGGACCGCTCGTGCGCAGCTCCTACCATGCGCATGAGCAGGTTCAGTCAGCCGAGAAGACCCGCGAGGGGCGTACGGTAACGAACTGA
- a CDS encoding M23 family metallopeptidase, with protein sequence MPFLRIKTRRALLTVSAAAVLWGSFGGAAFGTAVNPGTGDKGLSARGNRVGARAEAAAGGIIAARQELYDQMSATTNIPWYRLAAIDQYERTIAKKGKPLTGAPVRLIGIAVPEPVWCGPLNPDQEDTSPSSISFFSGFGRDGSGDGKADPGNDIDVLYSMAAYLAKYGNSASDFGIAVWEYYHNGRASQRIDQFANLYRHFGRLDLSGSAFPLPLGNTYSYRSTWGSGRSWGGARIHEGTDLFTPHGVTVRSTCYGVVETKGWNRYGGWRIGIRDIENRYHYYAHLSGFDKSLSAGDIVKPGQQIGWAGSSGYGKPGTQGKFPPHLHYGIYKDRGLTEWAFDPYPLLKQWENAERKALIKNRKSR encoded by the coding sequence TTGCCGTTCCTAAGAATAAAAACGCGGCGGGCGCTGCTCACCGTGTCCGCGGCGGCCGTATTATGGGGAAGCTTCGGCGGGGCGGCTTTCGGAACCGCGGTTAATCCGGGAACCGGGGACAAAGGATTGTCCGCCCGGGGAAACCGCGTTGGCGCCCGAGCCGAAGCCGCTGCCGGCGGCATTATTGCCGCCCGCCAGGAGCTTTACGACCAAATGAGCGCAACCACAAATATTCCCTGGTACCGCCTGGCCGCCATTGATCAGTATGAACGAACCATTGCGAAAAAAGGAAAACCTCTGACCGGTGCGCCAGTCCGCCTCATCGGAATTGCGGTTCCCGAACCGGTATGGTGCGGCCCGCTGAATCCGGATCAGGAGGATACCTCTCCCTCGTCCATTTCCTTCTTCAGCGGTTTCGGGCGCGACGGTTCGGGAGACGGCAAAGCCGATCCGGGAAACGACATTGACGTTCTTTATAGTATGGCAGCCTATCTGGCGAAATACGGGAACTCAGCCAGCGACTTTGGCATTGCCGTCTGGGAGTATTACCATAACGGACGAGCTTCCCAGCGCATCGACCAATTCGCCAATCTGTACCGGCACTTTGGCCGGCTTGACCTTTCGGGCAGCGCCTTTCCTCTGCCGCTGGGCAACACGTACTCTTACCGGAGCACCTGGGGCAGCGGACGAAGCTGGGGCGGAGCACGCATCCATGAAGGCACCGACCTGTTCACGCCCCACGGCGTTACCGTACGGAGCACCTGCTACGGCGTTGTGGAGACCAAAGGCTGGAACCGCTACGGCGGCTGGCGGATCGGCATCCGCGACATCGAGAACCGCTACCATTATTACGCCCATCTGTCCGGCTTTGATAAATCGCTCTCCGCTGGCGATATCGTCAAGCCCGGACAGCAGATCGGCTGGGCCGGAAGCTCCGGATACGGCAAACCGGGTACGCAGGGGAAATTCCCGCCTCATCTGCATTACGGCATCTATAAGGACCGCGGTCTTACGGAGTGGGCCTTCGACCCTTACCCGCTGCTGAAGCAGTGGGAGAATGCCGAACGAAAGGCGCTGATAAAGAATAGAAAGAGCCGCTGA